The following coding sequences are from one Planifilum fulgidum window:
- a CDS encoding DsrE/DsrF/DrsH-like family protein produces MNQQQAPTLAIILLSKDLERLHAGSLVGSVAAMSGMSVRLFVTMNALEAFLKENVEKRAFQTGTVGAEMLSKNIPLFCDLLREGKENGDLRLYACSMAMDVMGWKREDLIDLFDDVIGVSSFLGMSQGAQVITM; encoded by the coding sequence GTGAACCAGCAACAGGCGCCAACTCTGGCCATCATCCTTTTGTCCAAGGATCTGGAGAGGTTGCACGCCGGATCGCTGGTGGGCTCCGTGGCGGCGATGTCCGGGATGAGCGTCCGCCTGTTTGTCACCATGAATGCCCTGGAAGCCTTCCTGAAGGAAAACGTGGAAAAGAGAGCGTTTCAGACCGGAACCGTCGGAGCGGAAATGCTCAGCAAAAACATTCCCTTGTTTTGCGATCTCCTTCGGGAAGGAAAAGAGAACGGCGACCTCCGCCTCTACGCTTGCTCCATGGCGATGGATGTGATGGGGTGGAAGCGGGAAGATCTGATCGATCTCTTCGACGACGTGATCGGAGTGAGCTCCTTCCTGGGGATGTCGCAGGGGGCTCAAGTCATCACGATGTGA
- a CDS encoding NAD(P)/FAD-dependent oxidoreductase has product MPRRIVVLGGGTAGTMVANRLARRLTDQIRSKEVEILLITNTEKHIYQPGYLSIVFNEQAPEHFIREEKDLIRRDVHLIVDEIQRIEPEQNRVLSDRAEYPYDYLVIATGSRPDFGSVPGLRESAHNFYTLEGAIRLRDTLAGMKRGRILITVDIPHKCPAAPLEIALMLDDYFRRRGVREQVEIKYTYPIGRIHALESVAEWALPRFEERGILHETFFNLERVDPERKAVITMDGEEHPFDVLISVPAHKGAQVILDSGIGDGMGFVPTDRHSLKMKGFDNVYAIGDATDLPISKAGSTAHYQSEPLIRNLVSRLRGLPETAVYDGKVACFLENSLRDASFIVFDYEHPPKPAAASELLHWMKMAYGEIYWLNVRGIL; this is encoded by the coding sequence ATGCCCCGAAGGATTGTGGTCCTTGGCGGGGGGACGGCCGGCACCATGGTGGCCAACCGGCTGGCCCGACGCCTGACGGATCAGATCCGGTCCAAGGAAGTGGAAATCCTGTTGATCACCAACACCGAGAAGCACATTTATCAGCCGGGATACCTGTCCATCGTCTTCAACGAACAGGCCCCGGAGCATTTCATTCGGGAGGAAAAGGATCTGATCCGCCGGGATGTCCACCTGATCGTCGACGAGATCCAAAGAATCGAACCGGAACAAAATCGCGTCCTGTCTGATCGGGCCGAGTACCCTTACGATTACCTGGTGATCGCCACGGGCTCCCGCCCCGACTTCGGCAGCGTCCCCGGCCTGAGGGAAAGCGCCCACAACTTTTACACCCTGGAGGGGGCCATCCGCCTCCGGGACACCCTGGCCGGAATGAAAAGGGGGAGGATACTGATCACCGTCGACATCCCCCACAAGTGTCCGGCGGCGCCCCTGGAGATCGCCCTCATGCTGGACGACTATTTCCGGAGGCGGGGTGTCCGGGAGCAGGTGGAGATCAAATACACCTACCCCATCGGCCGGATTCACGCCTTAGAATCCGTGGCCGAGTGGGCCTTGCCCCGGTTCGAGGAGCGGGGCATCCTGCATGAGACCTTTTTCAACCTGGAGAGGGTGGATCCGGAGCGAAAGGCGGTCATCACCATGGACGGGGAGGAGCATCCCTTCGATGTGCTGATTTCCGTCCCGGCTCACAAGGGCGCCCAGGTCATTCTGGATTCCGGGATCGGCGACGGGATGGGGTTCGTCCCCACCGACCGGCATTCGCTGAAGATGAAGGGTTTCGACAATGTCTACGCGATCGGCGATGCGACCGATCTGCCGATCAGCAAGGCCGGTTCCACCGCCCATTACCAAAGCGAGCCCTTGATCCGCAATCTCGTCAGCCGGCTGCGGGGCCTGCCCGAAACCGCCGTCTATGACGGCAAAGTGGCCTGCTTTTTGGAAAACAGCCTGCGGGACGCCAGTTTCATTGTCTTCGATTACGAGCACCCTCCGAAACCCGCCGCCGCTTCCGAACTTCTGCACTGGATGAAGATGGCGTACGGGGAGATCTACTGGCTCAACGTCCGCGGAATCCTGTAA
- a CDS encoding sulfurtransferase TusA family protein yields MSEVEVKTSIDARGSFCPGPLMELIKAMKQAQTGDVIEVLSSDTGSAKDIPEWARKMGHEVVYCEQAGDHWKIAVRKAR; encoded by the coding sequence ATGTCGGAGGTGGAAGTGAAAACGTCGATCGATGCCAGGGGCTCCTTTTGCCCCGGGCCGCTGATGGAACTGATCAAAGCGATGAAACAGGCCCAAACGGGAGACGTGATCGAGGTGCTGTCCAGTGACACCGGATCCGCCAAAGACATTCCCGAATGGGCGAGGAAAATGGGACACGAAGTGGTCTATTGCGAACAGGCCGGCGATCATTGGAAAATCGCCGTTCGCAAGGCGAGGTGA
- a CDS encoding aromatic ring-hydroxylating oxygenase subunit alpha, translating to MKNHYARMKEVLKRYWLVACRESELRRKPVGVTVLDEPVVLFRTERGIHALRDVCPHRRVPLSKGWVKGDAIVCPYHGWEFDGEGACRRVPGLVDDACKERIRATALPVRVRDGFVWIQLQGETDGTGETEGKEKGEVADGFKEPVDLSFLRDPSLYSFVWKVKVKGNLVNAFENLLDGTHTHYVHAGLIRTDAYRQKVSAKLTAHRDHVEIEYSGESKQAGLISQLLERDRQTSYGRFFMPGIAQIEYRSSKGLSMLITAVARPVSEFVQDVYAIITVKRGIVPNFIKRLVISPFFKRALKQDLRIVELQQEWIERHGEGRLVSTEADLMRPFIEQLTRGRYYDKPLERKVQLLL from the coding sequence GCTCGTGGCCTGCCGGGAAAGCGAGCTGAGGCGCAAACCGGTGGGGGTGACCGTGCTCGATGAACCCGTCGTCCTGTTTCGGACCGAGCGGGGAATCCACGCCCTCAGGGACGTTTGTCCCCACCGCAGGGTGCCGCTGTCGAAGGGCTGGGTGAAGGGGGACGCGATCGTGTGCCCCTATCATGGCTGGGAATTTGACGGGGAAGGCGCCTGCCGGCGCGTGCCGGGGCTGGTGGACGATGCCTGCAAAGAGCGGATCCGGGCGACGGCTTTGCCGGTCCGGGTGCGGGACGGATTCGTCTGGATCCAATTGCAGGGGGAGACTGACGGGACCGGTGAAACGGAAGGGAAAGAGAAAGGCGAGGTTGCCGACGGATTCAAGGAACCCGTTGATCTGTCCTTCCTGCGGGACCCCTCCCTGTACTCCTTCGTCTGGAAAGTGAAGGTGAAGGGGAACCTGGTCAATGCCTTTGAAAACCTGCTGGACGGAACCCACACCCACTATGTCCATGCCGGACTCATCCGGACCGATGCATACCGGCAGAAGGTCAGCGCCAAACTGACCGCCCACCGCGACCATGTGGAGATCGAATACAGCGGGGAATCGAAGCAGGCCGGCCTGATCTCCCAATTGCTGGAACGGGACCGTCAGACGAGTTACGGGCGGTTTTTCATGCCGGGGATCGCCCAGATCGAATACCGGTCCAGCAAAGGGTTGAGCATGCTCATCACGGCGGTGGCCCGCCCCGTCTCCGAGTTCGTCCAGGATGTGTACGCCATCATCACCGTCAAGCGGGGGATCGTCCCCAATTTCATCAAGCGGCTGGTCATTTCCCCCTTTTTCAAGCGGGCCCTGAAACAGGATCTCCGCATCGTCGAACTGCAGCAGGAGTGGATCGAGCGGCACGGGGAAGGAAGGTTGGTGTCCACCGAAGCGGACCTGATGCGCCCGTTCATCGAACAGCTGACAAGGGGGCGGTACTACGACAAACCCCTTGAACGGAAAGTGCAGCTTTTGCTGTGA